One window of the Klebsiella sp. WP3-W18-ESBL-02 genome contains the following:
- a CDS encoding putative quinol monooxygenase — protein MSEVKIVATLTPRPEYIDTIRQAAQAMVPLTHQEAGCLQYDLHESKAIPDVRELANEGRVSFVFIERWKSEDDLKKHVAMPYHDDFLATLDGKLDGISVQRLTKLP, from the coding sequence ATGAGCGAAGTCAAGATTGTTGCCACTCTCACCCCCCGTCCGGAATATATCGACACCATCAGACAAGCCGCGCAGGCCATGGTACCGCTGACGCACCAGGAGGCGGGGTGCCTGCAGTACGATCTTCATGAAAGTAAGGCCATTCCCGACGTGCGTGAGCTGGCGAACGAGGGCAGGGTATCGTTCGTGTTTATCGAGCGCTGGAAATCAGAGGATGATCTGAAAAAGCACGTCGCAATGCCGTACCATGATGATTTTCTGGCAACGCTGGATGGAAAGCTGGACGGCATCAGCGTACAGCGCTTAACAAAGCTGCCGTGA
- the purR gene encoding HTH-type transcriptional repressor PurR — protein sequence MATIKDVAKRANVSTTTVSHVINKTRFVAEETREAVWAAIKELHYSPSAVARSLKVNHTKSIGLLATSSEAAYFAEIIEAVEKNCFQKGYTLILGNAWNNLEKQRAYLSMMAQKRVDGLLVMCSEYPESLLSMLEEYRHIPMVVMDWGEAKADFTDSVIDNAFEGGYMAGRYLIERGHRDIGVIPGPLERNTGAGRLAGFMKAMEEAQINVPANWIVQGDFEPESGYRAMQQILSQHPRPTAIFCGGDIMAMGALCAADEMGLRVPQDISLIGYDNVRNSRFFTPALTTIHQPKDSLGETAFNMLMDRIVSKREESQSIEVHPRLIERRSVADGPYRDYRR from the coding sequence ATGGCAACAATTAAAGATGTAGCGAAGCGCGCAAACGTTTCCACTACAACCGTATCACATGTAATTAACAAAACGCGTTTTGTCGCCGAAGAGACGCGTGAAGCGGTCTGGGCGGCGATTAAAGAACTGCACTACTCGCCGAGCGCCGTTGCCCGCAGCCTGAAGGTCAACCACACCAAATCCATTGGTTTGCTGGCCACCAGCAGTGAAGCAGCCTATTTTGCCGAAATTATTGAGGCCGTAGAGAAAAACTGCTTCCAGAAAGGGTATACCCTGATCCTCGGCAACGCGTGGAACAATCTTGAGAAGCAGCGCGCGTACCTGTCAATGATGGCGCAAAAGCGCGTCGACGGTCTGCTGGTCATGTGCTCAGAATACCCGGAGTCACTGCTCTCCATGCTGGAAGAGTATCGTCACATTCCAATGGTGGTGATGGACTGGGGCGAAGCCAAAGCCGATTTTACCGACTCGGTTATCGATAACGCCTTCGAAGGCGGTTATATGGCGGGCCGCTATCTGATCGAACGCGGCCATCGCGATATCGGCGTGATCCCGGGCCCGCTGGAGCGCAATACCGGCGCAGGCCGTCTGGCAGGCTTTATGAAAGCGATGGAAGAAGCGCAGATTAACGTACCGGCAAACTGGATTGTTCAGGGCGACTTTGAACCAGAATCCGGCTACCGGGCGATGCAGCAGATTCTGTCCCAGCACCCGCGCCCAACCGCCATCTTCTGCGGCGGCGATATTATGGCCATGGGCGCACTGTGTGCCGCCGATGAAATGGGGCTGCGCGTGCCGCAGGATATTTCGCTGATCGGGTATGATAACGTGCGTAACTCACGTTTCTTCACCCCCGCGCTGACCACTATCCATCAGCCGAAGGACTCGCTTGGCGAAACGGCCTTTAACATGCTGATGGATCGCATCGTCAGCAAGCGCGAAGAGTCACAGTCAATTGAGGTGCACCCGCGCCTGATTGAGCGTCGTTCTGTGGCCGACGGTCCATATCGCGACTACCGCCGTTAA
- a CDS encoding YnhF family membrane protein — translation MSTELKLSLTTTIITLALIVAAALTAVLH, via the coding sequence ATGAGTACCGAACTTAAGCTGTCGCTCACCACTACCATTATTACGCTTGCGCTCATTGTTGCCGCTGCACTGACCGCCGTATTGCATTAA
- the cfa gene encoding cyclopropane fatty acyl phospholipid synthase, producing the protein MSSSCIEEVSVPDDDWYRIVSELLNRAGIEINGNASCDIQVKNPRLFKRVLQEGSLGLGESYMDGWWECDRLDIFFDKVLRAGLENQLPHHFKDTLRVAGARLFNLQSRRRAWQVGKEHYDLGNDLFSRMLDPFMQYSCGYWKEAENLEQAQQAKLELICQKLQLAPGMRVLDIGCGWGGLAAYMAKNYGVTVKGVTISAEQQKMAQARCEGLDVEILLQDYRDLNDQFDRIVSVGMFEHVGPKNYDTYFSVVDRNLKPDGLFLLHTIGSKRTDNNVDPWINKYIFPNGCLPSVRQIAVASEPHFVMEDWHNFGADYDTTLMAWHSRFLASWPEIADNYSERFKRMFSYYLNACAGAFRARDIQLWQVMFSRGVEQGLRVAR; encoded by the coding sequence ATGAGCTCATCGTGTATAGAAGAAGTAAGCGTACCGGATGACGACTGGTATCGTATCGTTAGCGAGCTGCTAAACCGAGCAGGCATTGAAATTAACGGCAATGCCTCCTGCGATATTCAGGTTAAAAATCCGCGTCTTTTTAAACGAGTTTTACAGGAAGGTTCGCTGGGTCTTGGCGAAAGCTATATGGACGGTTGGTGGGAATGCGATCGTCTGGATATCTTCTTCGACAAGGTACTGCGCGCCGGACTTGAAAACCAACTCCCCCATCATTTCAAAGATACGCTGCGCGTGGCCGGTGCGCGTTTGTTTAACCTCCAGAGCCGCAGACGCGCCTGGCAGGTGGGCAAAGAGCACTACGACCTCGGCAACGATCTCTTTAGCCGCATGCTCGACCCTTTCATGCAATACTCCTGCGGCTACTGGAAAGAGGCTGAAAACCTCGAGCAAGCCCAGCAGGCCAAGCTTGAGCTTATCTGCCAGAAGCTGCAGCTGGCGCCGGGAATGCGCGTGCTGGATATCGGCTGCGGATGGGGTGGCCTGGCAGCCTATATGGCGAAAAACTACGGCGTGACCGTCAAGGGCGTCACCATTTCCGCTGAACAGCAGAAGATGGCGCAGGCGCGTTGTGAAGGGCTGGACGTTGAGATTTTGCTCCAGGACTACCGCGACTTAAACGATCAGTTCGACCGCATCGTGTCCGTCGGCATGTTTGAGCACGTTGGGCCAAAAAACTACGACACCTATTTCTCCGTCGTTGACCGCAATCTCAAGCCCGATGGGTTGTTTTTACTGCACACCATTGGTTCGAAAAGAACCGACAACAATGTCGATCCGTGGATCAACAAATACATCTTTCCGAATGGCTGTTTACCGTCCGTGCGCCAGATTGCCGTCGCCAGCGAACCACACTTCGTGATGGAAGACTGGCACAACTTTGGTGCCGACTACGATACCACGCTCATGGCCTGGCATAGCCGTTTCCTCGCCAGCTGGCCGGAAATCGCCGACAATTATTCTGAACGATTCAAACGCATGTTCAGCTACTATCTTAACGCCTGTGCGGGAGCCTTCCGTGCGCGTGATATTCAGCTGTGGCAGGTTATGTTCTCCCGTGGGGTTGAACAAGGTCTGCGCGTCGCGCGGTAA
- the pspE gene encoding thiosulfate sulfurtransferase PspE → MLKNILLAGTVMLASTATWAAEHWIDVRTPEQYQETHVQGAVNIPLKQLAARIGEVTQDKNDTLYLYCNTGNQSGKAETLLQKMGYKNAINEGGLKDVEKKQTLVK, encoded by the coding sequence CTGCTTAAAAATATCCTGCTTGCCGGTACCGTTATGCTGGCCTCTACCGCGACCTGGGCCGCTGAGCATTGGATTGATGTACGCACGCCAGAACAGTATCAGGAAACGCATGTTCAGGGCGCGGTGAATATTCCGCTTAAGCAGCTGGCGGCGCGAATTGGCGAAGTGACGCAGGACAAAAACGATACGCTGTACCTGTACTGCAATACCGGCAACCAGTCGGGTAAAGCAGAAACGCTGCTGCAAAAAATGGGCTACAAGAACGCCATCAATGAGGGTGGCCTGAAAGACGTTGAGAAAAAACAAACGCTGGTGAAGTAA
- a CDS encoding cupin domain-containing protein, producing the protein MNTPFDGNSAFPRGEKNEAYAQYFTGTSYLTMLSREGVTIGNVAFEPGCRNFWHIHHQGGQILLVTGGRGWYQAWGEAARELKAGDVVNIPAGTKHWHGAAHDSWFAHIAVEVPAPGASNEWLEAVSDDEYASCPRLAWS; encoded by the coding sequence ATGAACACACCGTTTGATGGTAATAGCGCCTTCCCGCGCGGTGAAAAAAATGAAGCCTACGCGCAATATTTCACCGGAACCAGCTACCTGACCATGCTGTCCCGTGAGGGAGTGACGATTGGCAACGTAGCGTTTGAACCCGGCTGTCGTAACTTCTGGCACATTCATCATCAGGGCGGGCAGATTTTGCTGGTGACCGGTGGGCGGGGCTGGTATCAGGCGTGGGGTGAAGCGGCACGTGAGCTGAAGGCGGGCGATGTGGTGAATATTCCTGCCGGTACCAAACACTGGCACGGCGCGGCGCACGATAGTTGGTTTGCCCATATCGCGGTTGAAGTCCCGGCGCCGGGAGCCTCAAATGAGTGGCTTGAAGCGGTGAGTGACGACGAATACGCAAGCTGCCCTAGGCTTGCATGGAGCTGA
- the zinT gene encoding metal-binding protein ZinT, whose translation MALAMGALLMSGQTWAHGHHDHGKPLSEKEQKAAEGIFDVSDVKDRPLEDWDGVWESVNALLLSGELDPVFRQKAQKDHSKTFAQIKEYYRKGYATDVNMIGIENGVMEFHVGDKVSACQYRYAGHKVLTYASGKKGVRYLFECQDAKSAAPKYVQFSDHTIAPRKSAHFHIFMGNQSQEALLAEMDNWPTYYPYQLTSKQVVEEMLHH comes from the coding sequence ATGGCGCTAGCGATGGGCGCGCTGCTGATGAGCGGGCAAACATGGGCCCATGGACATCACGATCACGGCAAGCCGTTGTCGGAAAAAGAGCAGAAGGCAGCAGAAGGCATTTTTGACGTCAGCGACGTGAAGGATCGCCCGCTTGAGGACTGGGACGGCGTGTGGGAGTCGGTGAATGCGCTGCTGCTGTCCGGCGAGCTCGATCCGGTTTTCCGCCAGAAAGCGCAAAAAGACCACAGCAAAACGTTCGCGCAGATTAAAGAGTATTACCGTAAAGGTTACGCGACGGACGTGAACATGATTGGCATTGAAAACGGCGTCATGGAGTTTCACGTAGGTGACAAGGTCAGCGCCTGCCAGTACCGCTATGCCGGGCACAAGGTGTTAACCTACGCGTCAGGCAAAAAAGGGGTGCGCTATTTGTTTGAGTGTCAGGATGCCAAAAGCGCTGCGCCGAAATACGTGCAGTTCAGCGATCACACGATCGCGCCGCGTAAATCCGCACATTTCCATATCTTTATGGGCAACCAGTCGCAGGAAGCGCTGCTGGCTGAGATGGATAACTGGCCGACGTACTATCCGTACCAGCTCACCAGCAAGCAGGTTGTAGAAGAGATGCTGCACCACTAA
- the punR gene encoding DNA-binding transcriptional activator PunR has translation MWSEYSLEVVDAVARNGSFSAAAQELHRVPSAVSYTVRQLEEWLAVPLFERRHRDVELTPAGAWFLKEGRSVIKKMQITRQQCQQIANGWRGQLAIAVDNIVKPQRTRQLIVDFYRHFSDVELIVYQEVFNGVWDALADGRVELAIGATQAIPVGGRFAFRDMGMLNWHCVVSSAHPLARLDGPLSDDVLRNWPSLVREDTSRSLPKRTTWLLDNQKRVVVPDWASSETCISAGLCAAMVPGHLAQPWLESGEWVALTLENPFPDAACCLTWQQSEASPALSWLLEYLGDSETLNEEWLRTPV, from the coding sequence ATGTGGTCTGAATATTCTCTTGAAGTCGTTGATGCGGTAGCGCGTAACGGTAGCTTTAGCGCCGCCGCGCAGGAACTGCATCGTGTGCCTTCTGCGGTAAGCTATACGGTACGACAGCTGGAAGAGTGGCTGGCTGTACCGCTGTTTGAACGCCGTCATCGCGACGTGGAATTAACGCCTGCCGGGGCATGGTTCCTGAAAGAAGGGCGGTCTGTTATCAAAAAAATGCAGATCACCCGCCAGCAGTGCCAGCAGATTGCCAACGGCTGGCGTGGCCAGTTGGCGATTGCCGTTGATAATATTGTTAAGCCACAGCGTACGCGCCAGCTGATCGTCGATTTTTACCGTCACTTTAGCGACGTTGAGCTGATTGTTTACCAGGAAGTCTTTAACGGCGTATGGGATGCGCTGGCGGACGGCCGCGTCGAGCTGGCGATTGGCGCCACGCAGGCGATTCCGGTCGGGGGGCGCTTTGCTTTTAGGGATATGGGAATGCTCAACTGGCACTGCGTGGTGTCCAGCGCACATCCGCTGGCGCGTCTGGATGGGCCGCTCAGCGATGATGTACTGCGCAACTGGCCGTCACTGGTGCGCGAGGATACCTCACGTTCGCTGCCTAAGCGTACGACCTGGCTGCTGGATAACCAAAAACGCGTGGTGGTGCCGGATTGGGCGTCGTCAGAAACCTGTATTTCCGCCGGCTTATGTGCGGCGATGGTGCCGGGGCATCTGGCTCAGCCATGGCTGGAGAGCGGAGAGTGGGTCGCACTGACGCTGGAGAACCCGTTCCCGGATGCCGCCTGTTGCCTCACGTGGCAGCAAAGTGAAGCGTCACCGGCATTAAGCTGGCTGCTGGAGTATCTGGGGGATAGTGAGACGCTGAACGAGGAGTGGCTGCGAACGCCCGTATAG
- a CDS encoding MFS transporter, with protein MKVNYPLLALAIGAFGIGTTEFSPMGLLPVIAKGVDVSIPAAGMLISAYAVGVMVGAPLMTLLLSHRARRNALIFLMAIFTLGNVLSAISPDYTTLMLSRIITSLNHGAFFGLGSVVAASVVPKHKQASAVATMFMGLTIANIGGVPAATWLGETIGWRMSFLATAGLGIVAMAGLWLSLPKGGAGEKPDVKRELAVLVRPQVLSALLTTVLGAGAMFTLYTYISPVLRTLTHATPGFITLMLVLIGVGFSIGNFLGGKFADRSVSGTLKGFLLLLMAIMLAIPWLAQSQVGAAFSMVVWGAATFAVVPPLQMRVMRVAHEAPGLSSSVNIGAFNLGNALGAVAGGAVISGGLGYSFVPVMGAIVAALALAVVFFSGRRRGAQALVSE; from the coding sequence ATGAAAGTCAATTATCCCCTGCTTGCCCTGGCGATTGGCGCCTTTGGCATAGGGACCACCGAATTTTCGCCCATGGGGCTGCTGCCGGTCATTGCGAAGGGCGTTGACGTCTCTATTCCCGCCGCTGGAATGTTGATCAGCGCCTACGCCGTGGGCGTGATGGTCGGGGCCCCGCTGATGACGCTGCTGTTGTCTCATCGCGCGCGGCGCAATGCGCTGATTTTCCTGATGGCGATTTTTACCCTTGGTAACGTGCTGTCGGCTATCTCGCCTGACTACACCACGCTGATGCTGTCGCGCATTATTACCAGCCTCAACCACGGCGCGTTCTTTGGTCTGGGGTCGGTGGTTGCCGCGAGCGTTGTGCCGAAGCATAAGCAGGCGAGCGCGGTAGCGACCATGTTTATGGGCCTGACAATTGCCAATATCGGCGGCGTTCCGGCGGCGACCTGGCTGGGTGAAACCATTGGCTGGCGCATGTCGTTCCTGGCGACCGCTGGCCTTGGGATTGTCGCCATGGCGGGGCTGTGGCTGTCGCTGCCGAAGGGTGGGGCAGGGGAAAAACCGGACGTTAAGCGTGAGCTGGCGGTACTGGTGCGCCCACAGGTACTTTCTGCCTTACTGACCACCGTGCTCGGCGCTGGTGCGATGTTTACGCTTTATACCTACATTTCGCCGGTATTGCGGACCCTGACGCACGCCACGCCGGGATTTATTACGTTGATGCTGGTATTGATTGGCGTTGGCTTCTCTATTGGCAACTTCCTTGGCGGCAAATTTGCTGACCGCTCGGTTAGCGGTACGCTCAAAGGTTTCTTGCTGCTGCTGATGGCCATTATGCTGGCCATTCCCTGGCTGGCGCAGAGCCAGGTGGGGGCGGCGTTTAGCATGGTGGTGTGGGGCGCGGCAACGTTTGCCGTGGTGCCGCCGCTACAGATGCGCGTGATGCGGGTAGCACACGAAGCGCCGGGGCTTTCGTCGTCGGTGAATATTGGCGCGTTTAACCTCGGTAATGCGCTGGGGGCCGTGGCCGGCGGTGCGGTTATATCGGGCGGGCTGGGCTACAGCTTTGTACCGGTGATGGGGGCGATCGTTGCTGCGCTGGCGCTGGCGGTCGTGTTCTTCAGCGGCCGTCGCCGTGGTGCGCAGGCGCTGGTCAGCGAGTAA
- a CDS encoding riboflavin synthase subunit alpha encodes MFTGIVQGTAKIVSIDEKPNFRTHVVALPESMLAGLETGASVAHNGCCLTVTEINGDQISFDLMKETLRITNLGDVKVGDVVNVERAAKFSDEIGGHLMSGHIMTTAEVAKILTSENNKQIWFKIQDPSLMKYILYKGFIGIDGISLTVGEVTATRFCVHLIPETLERTTLGKKRLGDRVNIEIDPQTQAVVDTVERVMAAKEAAAQAVAE; translated from the coding sequence ATGTTCACGGGTATTGTGCAGGGCACGGCAAAAATCGTGTCTATTGATGAGAAACCGAACTTCCGCACCCACGTAGTAGCGCTGCCAGAATCTATGCTGGCCGGGTTGGAAACCGGGGCTTCGGTTGCACACAACGGCTGTTGCTTAACGGTCACGGAAATCAACGGCGACCAGATTAGCTTCGATCTGATGAAAGAGACGCTGCGTATTACCAACCTTGGCGATGTGAAGGTTGGTGACGTCGTTAACGTTGAGCGCGCGGCGAAGTTCAGCGACGAAATTGGCGGCCATTTGATGTCGGGTCATATTATGACCACTGCGGAAGTGGCTAAAATTCTGACGTCTGAAAACAACAAACAGATTTGGTTTAAAATCCAGGACCCGTCGCTGATGAAATATATCCTCTACAAAGGATTTATCGGCATCGACGGTATTAGCCTGACGGTAGGTGAAGTCACGGCGACGCGTTTTTGCGTGCACCTGATTCCAGAGACGCTGGAGCGCACGACGCTGGGAAAAAAACGTCTGGGTGACCGCGTGAATATCGAGATCGATCCGCAAACGCAGGCGGTAGTGGATACCGTTGAACGCGTGATGGCCGCGAAAGAGGCTGCCGCGCAGGCGGTAGCAGAATAA
- the mdtK gene encoding MdtK family multidrug efflux MATE transporter — translation MQKYFSEARQLLALAIPVILAQVAQTAMGFVDTVMAGGYSATDMAAVAIGTSIWLPAILFGHGLLLALTPVIAQLNGSGRRDRVALQVRQGFWLAGFVSLLIMVVLWNAGHIIRAMHNIDPALADKAVGYLRALLWGAPGYLCFQVARNQCEGLAKTKPGMVMGFIGLLVNIPVNYIFIYGHFGMPELGGVGCGVATASVYWVMFFSMLYYVRHAGSMRDIRHHARFSGPDLTILKRLTTLGLPIALALFFEVTLFAVVALLVSPLGIVDVAGHQIALNFSSLMFVLPMSLAAAVTIRVGFRLGQGSTPDAQVSARTGLGVGVCMAVCTAVFTTLMRTHIALLYNDNPEVVTLAAQLMLLAALYQISDSIQVIGSGILRGYKDTRSIFFITFIAYWVLGLPCGYVLALTDLVVERMGPAGFWWGFIIGLTSAAIMMMLRMRFLQRQPAAVILQRAAR, via the coding sequence GTGCAGAAGTACTTTAGCGAAGCGCGTCAGTTATTAGCTCTGGCTATCCCGGTTATCCTTGCGCAGGTAGCACAAACGGCCATGGGGTTCGTTGATACGGTGATGGCCGGCGGTTACAGCGCCACCGATATGGCCGCCGTGGCGATCGGCACGTCTATCTGGCTACCCGCCATTCTTTTCGGCCACGGCCTCCTGCTGGCGCTGACGCCGGTTATCGCCCAGCTTAACGGCTCCGGCCGACGCGACCGCGTCGCGCTTCAGGTTCGCCAGGGGTTCTGGCTGGCCGGTTTTGTCTCGCTGCTGATCATGGTTGTCCTGTGGAATGCGGGCCATATTATCCGCGCCATGCATAACATTGACCCGGCGCTGGCCGACAAAGCCGTTGGTTATCTGCGTGCGCTGCTGTGGGGCGCGCCGGGCTATCTCTGCTTCCAGGTAGCACGTAACCAGTGTGAAGGGCTGGCGAAAACCAAGCCCGGCATGGTCATGGGCTTTATCGGCCTGCTGGTGAACATTCCGGTGAACTATATCTTTATTTACGGGCATTTTGGGATGCCGGAACTCGGCGGCGTTGGCTGCGGTGTGGCAACCGCCTCGGTTTATTGGGTGATGTTCTTCAGCATGCTGTACTACGTCCGCCACGCAGGCTCGATGCGAGATATTCGTCACCACGCGCGTTTTAGCGGCCCGGACCTCACCATTCTGAAGCGGCTGACCACTCTGGGGCTGCCGATTGCGCTGGCGCTGTTCTTCGAAGTGACGCTGTTCGCGGTTGTCGCACTGCTGGTCTCTCCGCTGGGGATCGTGGATGTCGCTGGCCATCAGATTGCGCTCAACTTCAGCTCGCTGATGTTCGTTCTGCCGATGTCGCTGGCGGCAGCGGTGACGATTCGCGTAGGCTTCCGTCTGGGCCAGGGTTCAACGCCCGACGCACAGGTTTCTGCCCGCACCGGCCTGGGCGTCGGCGTATGCATGGCCGTCTGTACGGCAGTATTCACGACGCTGATGCGGACCCATATCGCCCTGCTCTATAACGATAACCCGGAAGTGGTGACGCTGGCGGCACAGCTGATGCTGCTGGCAGCGCTGTATCAAATCTCCGACTCCATTCAGGTGATTGGCAGCGGAATTTTGCGCGGTTATAAAGATACTCGCTCCATCTTCTTTATCACCTTTATTGCCTACTGGGTGCTGGGCCTGCCGTGCGGCTATGTGCTCGCGCTGACCGATCTGGTGGTTGAGCGCATGGGTCCGGCGGGTTTCTGGTGGGGCTTCATTATTGGTCTGACCTCGGCCGCAATCATGATGATGCTCAGAATGCGTTTCCTTCAGCGTCAGCCTGCGGCGGTTATTTTACAACGCGCGGCACGCTAA
- the punC gene encoding purine nucleoside transporter PunC, with protein sequence MQPGKGFLVWLAGLSVLGFLATDMYLPAFAAIQQDLQTPASAVSASLSLFLAGFAVAQLLWGPLSDRYGRKPILLAGLTIFAVGCLGMLWVRDGTTLLVLRFVQAVGVCAAAVTWQAMVTDYYPAQRTNRIFATIMPLVGLSPALAPLLGSWLLVHFDWQAIFATLFIITLVLMLPAFRLKPAHKKHAVNGEKLTFMRLLRSKDYRGNVLIYAACSASFFAWLTGSPFILHEMGYSPTVIGLSYVPQTIAFLIGGYGCRAALQKWQGSQLLPWLLVGFALSVVGTWAVGLARDVSLSALLIPFCVMATANGAIYPIVVAQALKPFPQATGRAAALQNTLQLGLCFLASLAVSTLIATPLLTTTSVMLVTVVLAGIGYGMQRAARRAERQADAAASHV encoded by the coding sequence ATGCAACCTGGGAAAGGATTTTTAGTCTGGCTCGCGGGGCTGAGCGTGCTGGGTTTTCTGGCCACCGACATGTACCTGCCTGCTTTTGCTGCCATTCAGCAAGACCTGCAAACGCCGGCCTCGGCGGTCAGCGCCAGCCTGAGTTTGTTCCTGGCCGGCTTCGCCGTCGCGCAGCTGCTGTGGGGGCCGCTGTCTGACCGCTATGGCCGCAAACCCATTCTGCTGGCGGGCTTAACCATTTTCGCCGTGGGCTGTCTGGGGATGCTGTGGGTCCGTGACGGCACTACCCTGCTGGTGCTGCGCTTTGTGCAGGCGGTCGGTGTATGCGCCGCAGCCGTTACCTGGCAGGCAATGGTCACCGACTACTATCCGGCCCAGCGTACTAACCGCATTTTCGCAACCATCATGCCGCTCGTCGGGCTGTCACCCGCGCTGGCACCGCTGCTTGGCAGCTGGCTCCTGGTCCACTTTGACTGGCAGGCCATCTTTGCGACGCTGTTTATTATCACGCTGGTGCTGATGCTGCCGGCTTTTCGTCTCAAGCCCGCGCACAAAAAGCACGCCGTCAACGGAGAAAAGCTGACGTTTATGCGCCTGCTGCGCAGTAAAGACTATCGCGGTAACGTACTTATCTACGCCGCCTGCTCCGCCAGCTTCTTTGCCTGGTTGACCGGCTCGCCGTTTATCCTGCACGAAATGGGCTATAGCCCGACCGTCATTGGCCTGAGCTATGTGCCGCAGACAATCGCGTTCCTGATTGGTGGCTACGGTTGTCGCGCCGCACTGCAAAAATGGCAGGGTTCACAGCTGCTGCCATGGCTGCTTGTCGGGTTCGCACTGAGCGTCGTGGGAACCTGGGCCGTCGGCCTGGCCCGGGATGTGTCGCTGAGCGCACTGCTGATTCCGTTCTGCGTGATGGCCACCGCTAACGGCGCTATCTATCCGATCGTCGTGGCACAGGCGCTGAAGCCGTTCCCACAGGCCACCGGTCGCGCGGCGGCGTTGCAAAATACGCTTCAGCTCGGTCTGTGCTTCCTGGCCAGCCTGGCGGTATCGACACTGATTGCGACTCCGCTGCTTACCACTACCAGCGTGATGCTGGTAACCGTAGTGCTGGCCGGTATCGGTTACGGCATGCAGCGCGCCGCCCGTCGCGCCGAACGCCAGGCTGACGCCGCTGCGTCCCACGTCTGA
- the sodB gene encoding superoxide dismutase [Fe], with protein MSFELPALPYAKDALVPHISVETLEYHYGKHHQTYVTNLNNLIKGTAFEGKTLEEIVRTSEGGVFNNAAQVWNHTFYWNCLAPNAGGEPTGAVAEAINKSFGSFADFKAQFTDAAVKNFGAGWTWLVKKADGSLAIVSTSNAGTPLTTDAKPLLTVDVWEHAYYIDYRNARPNYLEHFWALVNWAFVAENLAA; from the coding sequence ATGTCGTTCGAATTACCTGCATTACCGTATGCCAAAGACGCCCTGGTTCCGCATATTTCTGTGGAAACGCTTGAGTATCATTATGGTAAACACCACCAGACTTACGTCACCAACCTGAACAACCTGATCAAAGGCACCGCCTTTGAGGGTAAAACGCTCGAAGAGATCGTACGCACCTCTGAAGGCGGCGTGTTCAATAACGCGGCTCAGGTCTGGAACCACACCTTCTACTGGAACTGCCTGGCGCCGAACGCCGGTGGCGAACCGACCGGTGCCGTTGCAGAAGCGATTAACAAATCCTTCGGCAGCTTCGCCGACTTCAAAGCCCAGTTTACCGATGCCGCAGTGAAAAACTTCGGCGCAGGCTGGACCTGGCTTGTGAAGAAAGCTGACGGTTCTCTGGCCATCGTATCCACGTCTAACGCCGGCACCCCGCTGACCACCGACGCGAAGCCGCTGTTGACCGTCGACGTGTGGGAACATGCTTACTATATTGACTACCGCAACGCCCGCCCTAACTACCTGGAGCACTTCTGGGCTCTGGTGAACTGGGCGTTCGTGGCTGAAAATCTGGCTGCGTAA